The following coding sequences lie in one Cannabis sativa cultivar Pink pepper isolate KNU-18-1 chromosome 5, ASM2916894v1, whole genome shotgun sequence genomic window:
- the LOC115717103 gene encoding IRK-interacting protein: MAPSSSSSPSPSSSSKSPPSPSPSNQEIPSGPNQSCTTVTTTTHFTPIQEEEHEEDNETPVSNHHHHHHHKACTDKGTTPKHIPTPLHHQQQHKNGKISSKKRQESGTGAGDDGTVACYKCRPNAREKISVVPVDNNGVHRHSSSSMPSPNSIFKSIISSLTRRSPKPSDGFPSSAAAVAAREDQWKIAVAELSHKLIQATRKRDDAVLEASRLKYSMAELEKKLNKLEIYCRNLKTGLDECSSINSNSSPCQVGKIQNRQSFNLSTSRNDDKEVVENFLVTVSEARTNIRVLSRSLTMQLRHMGGKVYDRITSLLQPYDIKISLSKSPRTLLIYLEALLNKSFFEDFESIMFQKNSAAQVLNPIDRCETNYSSFKHLKSLTWEEVLTKGTKHFSEDFSRFCDRKMSEIVAMLGWNRAWPEPLLQAFFGASKSVWLVHLLANSVHPNLGIFRVEKETGFDPVYMEDMGGGGDKTRKLVPSVVRIMVAPGFYVYGSVVKCKVLCRYQNDKSSSTAATSSGGGNTKSSIFSSPPPP, encoded by the exons ATGGCACCTTCGTCTTCGTCTTCACCTTCACCTTCTTCTTCGTCTAAATCACCACCTTCTCCTTCTCCTTCTAATCAAGAGATTCCTTCTGGGCCAAACCAGTCATGTACTACAGTTACAACAACTACCCATTTCACTCCT ATTCAAGAAGAAGAGCACGAAGAAGATAATGAAACCCCAGTTagtaatcatcatcatcaccatcatcataAGGCTTGTACGGACAAGGGAACGACCCCGAAGCACATACCGACTCCTCTTCATCATCAACAGCAGCATAAAAATGGGAAAATCAGCTCCAAGAAACGGCAGGAATCCGGTACCGGCGCCGGAGATGATGGAACGGTTGCTTGCTATAAGTGCAGACCAAATGCTCGAGAAAAGATCTCTGTTGTTCCTGTTGACAACAACGGTGTGCACAGACATAGTTCTTCGTCTATGCCGAGCCCCAATAGCATTTTCAAGTCTATTATCTCGTCTTTGACAAGAAGAAGCCCCAAACCCAGCGACGGTTTTCCGTCGTCGGCGGCGGCGGTGGCGGCAAGAGAGGATCAGTGGAAAATTGCGGTGGCTGAACTCTCACATAAGCTAATTCAAGCCACCAGAAAGAGGGATGATGCGGTTCTTGAAGCTTCGAGGCTGAAATACTCCATGGCAGAGCTTGAAAAGAAGCTCAACAAGCTCGAAATCTACTGCCGGAACTTGAAAACCGGGCTGGACGAGTGCAGCAGCATCAATAGTAACTCGTCGCCGTGTCAAGTGGGCAAAATCCAAAATCGTCAAAGTTTCAATCTTTCCACATCTAGAAACGATGACAAGGAAGTTGTTGAGAATTTTCTTGTGACTGTGTCAGAAGCTCGGACCAATATCAGAGTGTTGAGCCGGTCACTCACTATGCAGCTCCGCCACATGGGTGGAAAAGTATACGACAGAATAACATCTCTTCTCCAACCATACGACATCAAAATCTCCCTTTCGAAGAGCCCAAGAACCTTACTCATCTACCTAGAAGCCTTACTGAACAAATCATTCTTCGAGGACTTCGAATCAATCATGTTCCAGAAGAACTCAGCAGCCCAAGTCCTGAACCCAATCGACAGATGCGAGACAAACTACTCGTCGTTTAAACACCTCAAGAGCCTCACATGGGAAGAGGTTTTAACCAAAGGAACAAAGCATTTCAGCGAAGACTTCAGCAGGTTTTGTGATAGGAAAATGAGCGAAATTGTGGCTATGTTGGGTTGGAACAGGGCTTGGCCAGAGCCTTTGTTGCAGGCCTTTTTTGGGGCTTCAAAGAGCGTGTGGTTAGTCCATCTCTTGGCCAACTCGGTTCACCCCAACTTGGGCATTTTCCGGGTCGAAAAGGAAACCGGGTTCGACCCGGTTTACATGGAAGACATGGGTGGTGGTGGGGATAAGACCAGGAAGTTGGTCCCCTCGGTGGTCCGGATAATGGTGGCTCCTGGGTTCTATGTTTATGGCAGTGTGGTTAAGTGCAAAGTCCTTTGCAGGTACCAAAACGACAAGAGTAGTAGTACTGCTGCTACTAGTAGTGGTGGTGGTAATACCAAAAGTTCCATCTTTTCTTCCCCACCACCACCTTAA